In the uncultured Fretibacterium sp. genome, AGAAGACGCTGGCCTTTATCGTGCGCTTCATCCCCTCCGGTGCGCGCATCGTCTGTGGCTCTGTCTTCCCTATTCCGAACACCTCCTGGTTGATACCATTTATAGGCTCCTCGCTTTTTTAAGCGGGTAGTCCTATCCGTAGCTTCCCTGCAAAGTAAACCCGCTGCCGTACTCTTTTATAAACCAACCACTCCTTATAGCGAGGAGCCATTTTATTCATATCCATTAATACTCATCATCCGCTCGCATTCATTATACCTCACCCCTGCTCAGGAAAGAGGTCAGAACAGCGAATCGTCGAGCAGGAAGTCGACGACTCCGATGTTCAACACACCGTTTTCATCGTACCAACGCTTCCTGATGTCGTGCCGTACCACAATCTTGGGGAAGGAATCGCCGATCAGCCCGAAGGGCCTCGTCTCGGCCTCGATCTTGCTGTCGTTTTCCATCGCGTAGACGGACTGGATATAGACTTTTTTTCCGCCCTTCGAGGCAATGAAGTCGATTTCCCGGGCAATGTGTTTCAGCTTGCCGTCCTTCCTCTCGTTGGAATAGACGACGCCGATATCGACGCCCGCACGGCGTATCACCAGCTCGTTATAGACGATGTTCTCCAGGATGTGGGTCGGCTCCTGCTGGCGAAAACCGATACGGGCGTTACGGAGTCCGATGTCCTCGCAATAATACTTGTTGGGGTAGTCGAAGTAAGATTTGCCCTTGACATCGTAGCGTTTGCATTCGCTGAAAAGAAAGGCATCCTCGAGATAGCCCATGTATGCCCTCACGGTATTGCTCGACACCCGCTCCTGCCGTTTGAGCTTCTTTACGGAATTGATCGCGTTCGACACATTCGTCGGATTGGTGAGAGAGCCCACCGAAGAGCAGAGCAGATCGAGAATGTCCGACAGGACGTCCTCGCGCGCAATTCGCTTACGCTCGACGATGTCCTTGAGATAGACCTCGGAGAACAGCGATTTCAGGTATGCCATCCTCGCTTCATCGTCCGGCCTGGACAGCACGAGCGGCATCCCGCCGAAGAAGGCATAGTTGTCGAAGGCCCCGCTTTTGTCGCCGCCGACAGCCGCATAGTATTCCGCAAAGGAAAGCGGATGCACGCGCACCTCGTCGCTGCGCCCACGGAACTCCGTCAAGACATCGCTCGACAGCATCCTTGAATTGCTGCCGGTCACATAGACATCCAGATTCGGGAGGGACCGAAGATCGTTCAGCGCGTCGTAGAAAGTTATGGCCTTTCCCGCCTCGTTGTATGGGTTGGGCACCTCATCCGACATCTGGATCTCGTCGACGAACAGGTAGAATTTCTCATTGCTCCCCTCGGTCCTGCCTCGGACATAAGCGGCCAGCTCCAGGGGGTTGCGATAGCGAATGTCCCGCGCGAAGTCCAGCTCGACGCTGATGATCCGGTCCTCGGCCACGCCGGAGGAAAGCAGATGTTTTTTGTAGAGCGTGCGCAGCAGATAGGATTTGCCGCACCTGCGGATGCCGGTGACGACCTTGACCTGTCCGTTCCAGGCAAAACCGATGAGCTGGTTCAAATATCGATCTCGTTTGATCTCCATATTTTGATCTCCATATTAGATCTCCATAGTCGCATCCACACAGTCACATCCATTGAAAACTCATTGATATTTTCATGCAAGTTTTCAATATCCATTATGCGCACAAAAGGACGGGAAGTCAACGACGTACCCTAAGGACGCTTAAAACACGTCGGCCATGCCCGGCAGTTCGCCCCGGGGAGCACGACCACGGCCCCTTTCGAGTTCATGGGACTTCGCGTCCCCGTCCCGCCTCATCCGGAGACACTCCGTCCCCGCCCTCGCCCCTCAGGTGCGCGACGATCTTCCGGGCCAGGGCAGGGCCGAGGCCGGGCACGGCGCAGAGCTCCTCGGGCTCCAGGGCGGCGATGCGCTGGACGGAACCGAAGCGCACCAGCAGCTGGGCCGCACGCGCCTTTCCGATGCCGGGCACGTCCTCCAGGGCCGACCGGCGCAGCCTTCCGGCCCGCGCGTTGCGGTGCGTCGTGATGGCGTAGCGATGGACCTCGTCCCGCAGGCGCTGGAGAAGCTGCAGGACGGGGTCGTCGAGCCCCAGTCGCAGGGGGTCGTTCGGCCGTCCGGGCAGGAAGACCAGTTCCTCCCGCTCGGCCAGGGCGATCAGGGGAAGCTCCAGCTTCAATTCACCGAGGGCCTTCAGCGCAAACTCCAGCTGGATGGGGCCTCCGTCGATGAGGGTGAGCTGCGGCATGGGCTCGGACCTGTCCAGGACGTGCCGGTAGCGGCGCAGCACCGTCTCCCGCATGGAGGCGAAGTCGTCGATCTCCCCGTCCTGCAGGGTCCGGATTTTGAAGCGGCGGTAGAGCGAGGGGTTGGGGCGCCCCTGCTCGAAGACGACGCAGCACCCGTAGGTCTCGCGCCCGGACATGTGGGAGATGTCGAAGGCGTCCATCCGCCACGGAAGCGTCTTGAGCCCGAAGAGCTCCTGCATCCGGTTCAGCACCTGCCAGGTCTCGCTGTCCAGGTCCTCCTGGAGCGTCGAGGAGACGCGCTGGCGCGATATCCGCCACAGCGCGCGGATGGTGTCGCGGTACCGCGCGGCCTCCTCGAAGGCCAGGCGCTTCGCGGCCGCGTCCATCCTGTGGCGGAGCCGCTCGACCAGCTCGGCGGTATTGCCCTGGAGGAGCAGGATGATGTCGTTCACGCGCTCGCGGTACTCCGCCTCCGTGCAGAGCGCCGCGCAGGCACCCATGGACCGGCCGAGGCTGTACTCCAGGCAGGGGCGCCGCTCGGGGTCCGGGCGCAGCTCCGACCGACAGACGCGCAGGGGAAAATAGCGCTCCGCCAGGCGCAGCAGGGTGCGGATGTTCCCGGCACTGACGAAGGGCCCCAGGTAGACGGAGCCGTCGTCCTCCTTCCGGCGCGTGATCTCCAGGCGCGGAAAGGCCTCGTCCGTGATGCGGATGTAGGGATAGCGGTCGCTCATCTTGAGGTCAATGTTGAAGAAGGGCGAGTAACGCCGGATCAGTTTGGCCTCGACGATCAGGGCCTCGGCCTCGCTCTCCGTGCGGATGACGGAGATGTCCCGCACCAGCGAGACCAGCTTGCGGAGCCGCGGCGAGGCGAACCCCGAGTGCCGGAAGTACGACGACACGCGGCGTTTGAGCTTGATGGCCTTGCCCACGTAGAGGACGGTCCCCTCCTCGTCCCGCATGATGTAGACCCCGGGCTTCTCGGGCAGCCCCTTGAGGATGGCGGCAATGTGCGGCGAGGTCATGACAAGGGCCCCCCGCCCGAAAAACGGGGGCTCACGGCATGGGATGTTTCGATCCTCCGGGTCCCGGATCCCACGGGACGTGCGACGCGCCACATGCCTACAGTTTACCGCGCATCCCGCCCGCCGTCACCCGGAGAGGGCACGGAAAACTCGGGACACGATCCGTTTCGGAACAAAGGACATCGCCGCCCCGACACGGTGTTAAGCGTCCCTTGTTGTATAATCTAAATTATACTAAGTTAAATTATCTTATAGGCGCCCGATGGAGAAAAGGAGGGTGAGGAATGAAATTTTTGGGAAGGGTCTCGGAGCTGCGTACCCTGGAGCGGGAATTTGCGAGAGGCTCGGGGTTTGTCGTGGTCTATGGACGGCGCAGGGTTGGAAAGACAACGCTCATCAAGGAGTTTCTGAAGGGGAAGGAGGGGCTTTACTTTCTGGCGACGGAGGAGCTGGAGGGAGGGAACCTCCGCAATTTTTCCCGTGCGCTCTCCCATTTCACCGGACAGGAATATTTGCGGAACGCTCACTTCTCGGACTGGGAGCCCCTGTTTCAGGCCTTCGCCCAGTTTCATCCGGAGCAAAAAAAAGTGCTGGTGCTGGACGAATTTCAATACCTGCCCCAGGTCAATCCCGCCTTCCCCTCCATCCTCCAGAGAGCCTGGGACGAGACGCTGCAGGCCGCCAGCATCATGCTCATCCTCTGCGGCTCGCTCATCGGCATGATGCAGGAGCAGACCCTATCCCACCGCAGCCCCCTCTACGGCCGGCGCACAGCGCAAATCCGCCTGTCGCCGCTGAGCTTTATGGAGCTCCTGGACGACGGGGCCGACAGGACGTTCGCGCAGCGGGTCGAGACCTACGCCGTGACGGGGGGCGTTCCCAAGTATCACGACTTCTTCGACAACGACCTGCCCCTGATGGAGAACATCGAACGCGAGGTCCTCCAAAAAAACGGCTTTCTCTACGAGGAACCGATCTTTCTTCTGGAGAGGGAGGTACGGGAGACGGTCGGCTACTTCTCCATCATGCGGAGCATCGCCGCGGGGAACCACAAGCTGTCGAAGATCGCCGGAAACCTGGAGACCTCCTCGCATCAGCTGAGCCCCTATCTGCGCACCCTGATGGATCTCGACCTGCTGGAGAAGCGAGTCCCCGTGACCGAAGCCCACCCGGACAAAAGCCGCAAGGGGCTCTATCGTATCCGCGACAACTTCATCCTCTTCTGGTTCCGGTTCGTCTACGGCTACAGGGGAGAACTTGAAATGGACAACCTGGACTACGTGATGCGGATTCTGAGGCGGAGCTTCATCGAGTCCCACGTGTCGGGCATTTACGAGGACGTGTGCCGGGAGATCCTGCTCCGCCTCTGCCGCACGGGACGGTTGGATTTTTTCCCCGCCCTCGCTCGGGTGGGCTCCTACTGGAACGCAAACACGGAGATCGACGTCGCGGCCCTGGATACCGAACGCAAGCACGCAATCCTGGGCGAGTGCAAATACCATGTCCAGCCGGTGGACACGGACGTCCTCTCCGCGCTGATGCGGAAAAGCGAGAACATTCCGGAGCTGGACGGCTATGCGCGAACCTTCCTGCTGTTCTCCAAGAGCGGCTTCACCGAACAGCTGCGGCAGGCGGCAGCCCGGCGGAAGGAGGTCTTTCTGATAGACGAAATGGACGTCCTCTGAAGCGGATTCGCGCTCCCTACCGGCTGGTCTCGATCTCGCCGATCTTCTCCTCGAATCCGTAGATCGTGGGGTCTATTTCGTCCACCGTCCGGTTCAGGTCGTCGAGCCCGCGGAAACGGCGCCCCCTGGGCAGGCGGTTGGCGAATCGTTTGACCTTCAGCAGGGCCTGGAGGTAGTTGCGCTCGAAGGGCAGGACCATCTGCGCGGCCATCAGCGCGCTCGGCGTCGCCTCCTCGAAGAACAGCAGGGCCATCTCCAGGTTCTCGTCGATGTCCATCTCGTCGTACCATATCTCCGCGAGGATCGTGCGGAAACGCGCGCGGTCCGTTCCGTGCACCATCTTGCGCACCACCCGGTCGATCTTGCGCATCCCCGCCCGGAGCATCTCCAGGACGATATGGGCGTCCGCCGTCGGCAGCGAGTACTCGGCGATGTACTCCGCCTCCACCTCCGGCAGGGCCTGACGGCGCAGCAGTCGTCCATAGGAGGGATGAAGCGTCACCGCCGCCGGCTCGGAGGGGGAGTCCACCAGGTCCCGGAACACCTTCCCGGTGTCGAACCCCCTCCGCTCGAAGGGCGACGCCTTGAGCCAGGTCACGAACCCCGGGTCGAACAGCCCCTTGCGCCCCGCGCGGCCCGCCATCTGGAGAAACTCGTTCTTCGATATGGGCTCGTCGTGATGGTACTGCACCAGCTGAGCGAAGACGACGTACTGAGCGGGCAGGTTGACCCCCAGGGCCAGGGCGTTCGTCCCACAGACGACATCCAGGATGCGCTCGCGGAACGCCGACTCCACCAGGAGCTTCTCCTTGGGGAACATGCCCCCATGATAGATCCCCACCCCGCTCAGCAGGGGGGGGGCGATCTTTGGAACCTCCAGGATCCCGGCCAGCTCGTTCAGCCTCTCCCGAGCCTCCCGGGGAAGGTGCCTTCGCGTCCGTGCGACCGCGAAGGCCAGGTCGGACGCCCCCTTCTGGGAGAACAGAAAGATCAGGGCATCGTGGACGCCGCCCACCGTCATGGGGTTTTCGGGGGTGAAGATGAGGCGGGTCGTCCTCTTTTTGCTCTCGTGGATGACGAAGTCGCGGGAGCAGATCTCCGAGAGATAGCGCCCCACGGACCGGACTCCGCCGAGCGTGGCGGACATCACCAGGATGGGCGTCTCGGGATGCGTGGCGCGTATTCCATCGATGTAGGTCCGCGCGCGGTCGGGGTCGCTGAAGATGTAATGGAACTCGTCCACGATGAGCTTCTGGTCGGGCTGGTCCGCATACTTCATGGTGTAGATCTCCTGCGTGCAGCAGATGATGCGGGCCCCCTCGTTCCGCTTGAAGTCGCCCGTCTCGATCCCCACGTCCAGCCCCATCCGCCGCAGGTCCAGATAGCGCTCGTTGCTCAGGGCCT is a window encoding:
- a CDS encoding DEAD/DEAH box helicase, giving the protein MDKTDFYDWQLEAFDRIEGRSAVLSAPTGSGKTLVAYLWAGLLEREGQVCWPDARRVVFTAPIKALSNERYLDLRRMGLDVGIETGDFKRNEGARIICCTQEIYTMKYADQPDQKLIVDEFHYIFSDPDRARTYIDGIRATHPETPILVMSATLGGVRSVGRYLSEICSRDFVIHESKKRTTRLIFTPENPMTVGGVHDALIFLFSQKGASDLAFAVARTRRHLPREARERLNELAGILEVPKIAPPLLSGVGIYHGGMFPKEKLLVESAFRERILDVVCGTNALALGVNLPAQYVVFAQLVQYHHDEPISKNEFLQMAGRAGRKGLFDPGFVTWLKASPFERRGFDTGKVFRDLVDSPSEPAAVTLHPSYGRLLRRQALPEVEAEYIAEYSLPTADAHIVLEMLRAGMRKIDRVVRKMVHGTDRARFRTILAEIWYDEMDIDENLEMALLFFEEATPSALMAAQMVLPFERNYLQALLKVKRFANRLPRGRRFRGLDDLNRTVDEIDPTIYGFEEKIGEIETSR
- a CDS encoding ATP-binding protein gives rise to the protein MKFLGRVSELRTLEREFARGSGFVVVYGRRRVGKTTLIKEFLKGKEGLYFLATEELEGGNLRNFSRALSHFTGQEYLRNAHFSDWEPLFQAFAQFHPEQKKVLVLDEFQYLPQVNPAFPSILQRAWDETLQAASIMLILCGSLIGMMQEQTLSHRSPLYGRRTAQIRLSPLSFMELLDDGADRTFAQRVETYAVTGGVPKYHDFFDNDLPLMENIEREVLQKNGFLYEEPIFLLEREVRETVGYFSIMRSIAAGNHKLSKIAGNLETSSHQLSPYLRTLMDLDLLEKRVPVTEAHPDKSRKGLYRIRDNFILFWFRFVYGYRGELEMDNLDYVMRILRRSFIESHVSGIYEDVCREILLRLCRTGRLDFFPALARVGSYWNANTEIDVAALDTERKHAILGECKYHVQPVDTDVLSALMRKSENIPELDGYARTFLLFSKSGFTEQLRQAAARRKEVFLIDEMDVL
- a CDS encoding excinuclease ABC subunit UvrC codes for the protein MTSPHIAAILKGLPEKPGVYIMRDEEGTVLYVGKAIKLKRRVSSYFRHSGFASPRLRKLVSLVRDISVIRTESEAEALIVEAKLIRRYSPFFNIDLKMSDRYPYIRITDEAFPRLEITRRKEDDGSVYLGPFVSAGNIRTLLRLAERYFPLRVCRSELRPDPERRPCLEYSLGRSMGACAALCTEAEYRERVNDIILLLQGNTAELVERLRHRMDAAAKRLAFEEAARYRDTIRALWRISRQRVSSTLQEDLDSETWQVLNRMQELFGLKTLPWRMDAFDISHMSGRETYGCCVVFEQGRPNPSLYRRFKIRTLQDGEIDDFASMRETVLRRYRHVLDRSEPMPQLTLIDGGPIQLEFALKALGELKLELPLIALAEREELVFLPGRPNDPLRLGLDDPVLQLLQRLRDEVHRYAITTHRNARAGRLRRSALEDVPGIGKARAAQLLVRFGSVQRIAALEPEELCAVPGLGPALARKIVAHLRGEGGDGVSPDEAGRGREVP
- a CDS encoding ATP-binding protein, giving the protein MEIKRDRYLNQLIGFAWNGQVKVVTGIRRCGKSYLLRTLYKKHLLSSGVAEDRIISVELDFARDIRYRNPLELAAYVRGRTEGSNEKFYLFVDEIQMSDEVPNPYNEAGKAITFYDALNDLRSLPNLDVYVTGSNSRMLSSDVLTEFRGRSDEVRVHPLSFAEYYAAVGGDKSGAFDNYAFFGGMPLVLSRPDDEARMAYLKSLFSEVYLKDIVERKRIAREDVLSDILDLLCSSVGSLTNPTNVSNAINSVKKLKRQERVSSNTVRAYMGYLEDAFLFSECKRYDVKGKSYFDYPNKYYCEDIGLRNARIGFRQQEPTHILENIVYNELVIRRAGVDIGVVYSNERKDGKLKHIAREIDFIASKGGKKVYIQSVYAMENDSKIEAETRPFGLIGDSFPKIVVRHDIRKRWYDENGVLNIGVVDFLLDDSLF